TCTCGTCCTTGTGCAGCAGGAGCTTCCGCGTGCGCTTGGCGGCGTGATTGGTCCAGTGACCCTGCGAGTACTCGGGGATGTGGACGGCGTCGAGGAAGGCCTCCCCGCCGTCGATGTAGGCGTAACCGTCGGTGAGGTTCGCGCGTCCCTGACGCAGCGACTTCACCTCGGTGCCGGTGAGGACCAGTCCTGCCTCGTACGTCTTGTCGATGAGGTAGTCGTGGCGCGCGCGACGATTCGTCGCGATGACCTTCTCACCGCGTTCGCGTGCCATGCCTGCATCCTCCTTCTGGGCCGCGCAGACGCATCCGGTCGTTCGGATCGCGCACGGCAGCCCGCCAGTCTAGCAAGCGGTCAGGTCCGCAGCCACCGGCGGATGGCGAAGCTCGCCGAGAGCGCGGCGAGGACCACGCCGATGGCGACGATCACGGGGATCACGACGGCGACGTCGCCGCCGTCGACCCACGTGGTGACGAACTGCACGCGTCCGCGGAGCTCTTCGACGCCGAAATGCAATCCCAGCACGACTGTGACGCTCGCCAGGATCGAGCCGATGAGGGCGGCGAAGACACCCTCCAGGACGAACGGGGTCTGGATGAAGCGGTTGGATGCACCGACCATGCGCATGATGCCGAGC
The Microbacterium sp. SLBN-154 DNA segment above includes these coding regions:
- the smpB gene encoding SsrA-binding protein SmpB, whose translation is MARERGEKVIATNRRARHDYLIDKTYEAGLVLTGTEVKSLRQGRANLTDGYAYIDGGEAFLDAVHIPEYSQGHWTNHAAKRTRKLLLHKDEIVKLSHAVSAGGYTLVPLRLYFSDGRAKVEIAVAKGKREFDKRQTLRERQDRREAERAMRTRNRLGD